The following nucleotide sequence is from Saccharothrix texasensis.
CGCCGGTGCGCTGGCGGGACGAGTGGCCCGAGGTGGTCGGGGTGGCCGAGGCCGCGCCGATGCCTGCGGAGCCGCACGTGCCGCCGACGCAGTTCGCGCGCGACGACTTCGACGACTTCGTGCTGGCGCCGTCCTGGATCTCGCCGCGCGGGCTGCCGGACGGGTCCTGGTCGTTGACCGAACGCCCCGGCTGGCTGACGCTGCACGCGACCGGCGACACCCTCGACCGACCCGGCTGCACCTTCGTGGGCAGCCGGCTGCGGCACCTCGAATCGCGGGTCTCGGTCCGCCTCGACCCCGGCACGGCGCGGGCGGGGCTGAGCATCCGGCGCGACGAGGCGCACCGCTACGACTTCGAGGTCGTGCCCGGTCGGGTGGACGTGGTCGCCAGGATCGGGCCGGTGCGCCAGGTCGTGGCCAGCCGCACCAGACCTCCCGGGCCGATCACGCTCACCGTCGTCACCCGCACGACCGACCTGGTGCCGCCGTCGTTCGTGCGGCCGACCGACGACCCGGCGGGCGTCGAGCCCTCGGGGCCGGACACCATCGCGTTCCACGTCAACGACGACGCGGGCCCCTTGGCGGAGTTGGACGGCCGGTACCTGTCGCCCGAAGTCACCGCGGGCCTCTCCGGACGGGTCGTCGGCATGTACGTCACGCGTGGCGTCGCGGCGTTCGACTGGTTCGACTACCGCGGTTTCAACTGATCCTCACCGACGGTGGCGCACGACGCGCCACCGTCTTGTGCGCGCTAACAGAATTGGTCAAAACCAATCACCCTATTGGTTCATATGGGTGAACTTGGCCGACCGGGCAACCAAAACCGCACTTGACAGGCGTGATCATTTGTGGCGCGAAAGGGTTTCGTAACCTATTGCGCTAAAGTTAGCGCTAACACCTTTAGCATTTCCGGCAATTGACGGCACTGCTTCGCCTGGTTACATTCGACCCGAAGTGAACCCTCTCCGGCGGGAGCTGAGCCCGCTGCGCGGCCCTGCCGTGACCACCCGTCAACGACGACCGGTTCGCGACCTCGCCCGACGGCAGTTGCCGTGCCGAAAACCCGCGGTGGACGAGCAGTCGGGCGAACCCACTTCTGGGAGCGCTCCCGGAAAAGCTTCACCCCCAACCCACAGCACCGACGCTGCGAGGACCCTGAATGAGTGCAACGAAACTGGCACGCGGCGGCGCCGCTGCCGCGGCCCTGACCCTGTGCGCGGGGTTGTTGACGCTGGCGAGCACCTCGGCCAGCGCGGCACCCGGCTGTTCGGTCGACTACCAGGTCAACCAGTGGGACAGCGGCTTCACGGCCAACGTCACGCTCAAGAACCTCGGCGACCCGATCTCGGGCGGGTGGACCCTGGAATGGGACTTCCCGGGCACCCAGAAGATCACCAACGGCTGGAGCGCGACCTACGCCCAGTCAGGTCAGCACGTGAGCGCGAAGAGCCCCTCGTGGGCGTCGTCGCTGCCCACGGGTGGAAGCGCGACCATGGGTTTCAACGCCTCGTACTCGGGCACGAACGCCCTGCCCACGTCGTTCAAGCTCAACGGGAACACGTGTGGCGGCGGCCCGACGTCGACCACGACGTCGACGTCGACCTCCACGTCGACCTCGACCTCGACGACCACCTCCACCACGACGACCACGACGACGCCGGACAACCCCGGTGATCACGTGGCCAACCCGTACGCGGGCGCGAAGGGGTACCTGAACCCCGACTACGTCACGAACGTCAACAGCCTGGCCGACGCGACCGGTGGCGCCCTGGGCACGTCCATGCGCAAGGTGGCCCAGAACTCCACCGCCGTGTGGATGGACCGCATCGGCGCCATCACCGCCGGTCGTGGTCTGACGGGCCACCTCGACGAGGCGCTGCGGCAGTCCGCGGGCGGCACGCCGGTGGTGATCCAGGTCGTCGTCTACGACCTGCCCAACCGCGACTGCGCCGCGCTCGCGTCCAACGGCGAGCTCAAGGTCAGCGAGAACGGCCTGGCTCGCTACAAGGCCGAGTACATCGACCCCATCGCCGCGATCCTGGCCGACCCGAAGTACCGCTCCCTGCGGATCGTCGCGATCGTCGAGCCCGACTCGCTGCCGAACCTGGTGACGAACCTGAGCAAGCCGAAGTGCGCCGAGGCCAACACCAGCGGCGCCTACGTCCAGGGCATCCAGTACGCCCTGAGCAAGCTCAGCGCGATCTCGAACGTCTACAACTACATCGACATCGGCCACGCCGGGTGGCTCGGCTGGGACACCAACATGGGTCCCTCGGTCACGTTGATCGCCAACACCATCAAGGGCGCCACCAAGGGCGTCAACAGCATCGACGGCTTCGTGTCGAACCTGGCCAACACCTCGCCGACCGACGAGGTCAACCTGCCCGACCCGAACCTCACCGTCGGCAGCCAGCAGCTGCGGTCCGCGGCCTTCTACCAGTGGAACCCGTACTTCGACGAGGCCGACTACGGCACCGAGATGCGCAACCGGTTCATCTCGGCCGGTTTCCCCAGCGGCATCGGCATGCTGATCGACACCTCCCGCAACGGCTGGGGCGGCCCGAACCGGCCGACCGGCGCCAGCGGGTCCACCGTGGACGCGTACGTGAACTCCGGCCGCATCGACCGCAAGCTGCACCGGGGCAACTGGTGCAACCAGAGCGGCGCCGGCATCGGCGCACGGCCCACCGCCGCGCCGCGCTCGGGCTTCGACGCCTACGTCTGGATCAAGCCCCCGGGCGAGTCCGACGGCATCGCGACCAAGACCGACGGCCCCAACGAGGAGGGCAAGCAGCACGACCCGATGTGCGACCCGACCTTCCGCGGTGACGACCAGGCCAACGGCGGCAACCTGACCGGCGCGATGGCCGGCGCCCCGCACGCGGGCTCGTGGTTCCCCGCCGGGTTCACCTCGCTCGTGCAGAACGCCTACCCGGCCCTGTGAAGGGGGTGACCCGATGACCCGCAGGAAGCAGACCACGGCCGCGTGCCTCCTCTCGAGCGCGCTGCTGGCCGGGGCGGTGGCCCTGGCGGTCGGCGGCGGCGCGACGGCGCAGGCGGCGGACTCGGCGTTCTACGTCGACCCGTCGAGTTCCAGCGCGAAGTGGGTCGCCGCCAACTCCGGCGACTCCCGGGCCGCGGTGATCCGCGACCGCATCGCCTCGGTGCCGCAGGCGCGGTGGTACACCACCACCAACACCTCGACGGTGCGCTCGGAGATCAGCTCGTTCGTCGGCGCGGCCGCCTCGGCGGGCAAGGTGCCGATCCTGGTGGTGTACAACATCCCCAACCGCGACTGCGGCGGGGCCAGCGGCGGCGGCGCGCCCTCGCACCAGGCCTACCGGGCGTGGGTGGACGAGGTCGCGGCGGGGCTGGCGGGTCGGCCGGCGACGATCGTGCTCGAGCCCGACGTGCTGCCGATCATGAGCAACTGCCAGAGCGCCGACCAGCAGAGCCAGACCAGGGCGTCGATGGCCTACGCGGGCAAGAAGCTCAAGTCCGGTTCCGGGCAGGCCAAGGTGTACTTCGACATCGGCAACTCGGCGTGGCTGAGCCCGTCGGAGGCCGCCAACAGGCTCCGCGCCGCGGACATCTCCAACAGCGCCGACGGCATCGCCTCGAACGTGTCGAACTACCGCAGCACGTCCGACGAGGTCGCCTACACGAAGAACATCCTCAACGCCCTCGGCGACGGCAGGCTCACCGCCGTGATCGACACCAGTCGCAACGGCAACGGCCCGCTGGGCACCGAGTGGTGCGACCCGGCCGGACGCGCGATCGGCACGCCCAGCACGACCAACACCGGCGACTCCAAGATCGCCGCGTTCCTGTGGGTCAAGCTGCCGGGTGAGGCGGACGGCTGCATCGCGCCGGCCGGCCAGTTCGTGCCGCAGCGCGCGTACGACCTGGCGATCGCGGCGGGTCCGACGTCGACCAGCACCACTACGACGACAACGACGACCACCACCACGACCACGGGCAACAACCCGGGTGGCGGCTGCACGGTGACTCACCGCGTGGTCAGCCAGTGGACGGGCGGGTACACCGGCGAGATCGTGATCGGGAACCGGGGTGCGGCCCTCAACGGCTGGACCCTGACCTTCTCGGCGCCCGGTGTGACCGTCGCGCAGGGCTGGAACGGGACGTGGACGGACACGGGCGACGTGGTCCGGGTCGCCAACACGTCCTGGAACGGGTCGCTGCCGACCGGTGGCACGACGACCATCGGTTACAACGCGAACTACAACGGGACCACACCGCCGTTCGGCTCACCCGCCCTCAACGGCACGGCGTGCTCCTGACCCCGTAACCGGCCCTGAAAAGCGGTTCCCCGTCCCGATTCGCCTCCGCGGGACGGGGAACCGCTTCGGCGCGTCCGCGACACCCGGCGGCGCGGTGCGGCGGCCGGGTTCGACGGCCCCCGGGCGTTCGACAGGGCGTGCCGCTCACCCGGCGACGATCCGCCACTCCTGGTCGGCGCCGCCGGTGACGGGCCACTGCACGACGCGGGCGCCGTCGGCCGACGAACCGCCCTCCACGTCCACGCACAACCCGGTGCGCACGTTGACGACGCGGTGGTAACCGCCGCCCGCGTCGACGAGCCGCCACCACTGGTTGTCGCTCCCGGTGTCCTGCCACTGGTCGAGCCGGGCGCCCTGGCCCGACCCGCCCGGGCTGTCGAGCAGGCGCCCGCTGTGCCGGGCCGCGAGCCGGCACGAGCCGTCGGCGTTCGGCAGGAACCGCCACTGCTGGTTGAGGCTGCCCGTCGCGCTCCACTGGACGACCTCGGCGCCGTCGGCGACGCTCGCGCCGGCGACGTCCAGGGCCTTGCCACTGGCCCGGTTGACCAGCCGGTGCCAACCGGTCGGCGGGGAGGTGGCCGGCAGGGACACGGTGAGGTCCGTGCACCGCCCGGCGACCAGCGTCACCTCGCGGGCGTGGCCGCCGAGGGGCGACGCGAGCAGGGCGAGGTCGATGACACCGCGGTCGGCGTTCTGGCGGGCGATCAGGTGGCCGGTGGACAGCCGCCGGTCGGCCTCCGGCACGCCCAGGTCGAGCCGCGACCGGTCGTACATCCCGGTGTGGACCGCGGCGTGCCGGGAGCGCAGGGCGGCGTAGTCGACGCCGAGGGGCGGCCAGCTGGGCGTGCAGCGGCCGGGAGTCCCACGCGGTCGGCGACTCGTACCGCTCCAGCTTGGTGAGCAGCAGCAGCCGGGTCGCGCCGGCCACGACGACGGTCGACCCGCTCGCGGTCACGGTGCCGCCGGTCGGGACGACCCGGGTGACGCCCTCGTAGCCGAAGACCCCTTGCCCGGCCGGGTACGTGCCGCGCAGGGTCAGGTAGCCGGAGCCGCCGCTGATCGTGGCCGCGGTGGTGTAGCCGACGGTGTCGGGCCGGCCCTCCAGCGCGGTGTTCACGCTGAGCGTGGTGTCCACGGTCCGGCCGGTCGCCGGCAGCAGCTCGTGGACGATCACCCGGTCGGTCCGCGAGACGAACGCCCGCCCGGTCCAGGCGCCGGAGCCGTCGGTCCAGGCCGAGGTGACCTCGCCGGTGCGGAAGTCGGTGACGCGCGCGTAGTCGTCCACCGCCGTCGCGCCGGGAGTGGCGATCCGGAGTTCGTAGGCCGGGTGGTAGGTCTGCGTCCACCGCAACGTCCACCCGGCCGCGAAGTCCCGGTTCGCGCCGGCGTAGTCGCCCGCCAGGGCCTTGTCGCGCGCGGCTGCCAACCGTCCGGCGGTCACCGGCGGGGCGACGGAGCGGGTGCCGTTCGGCAGCACCAGCCGGTGGTAGTTGAAGATCACCTTCTCCAGGGCGGGCGCGCCGTGCAGCACCGCGCCCGTACTCGCCGTTCCCGGTGAGGAACCCGTCGGTCCACGCCGTCGCCGGCGCGGTGTCGTGGATGCCGCGCTCCGGCAAGGTCACCTGCGGTTGCACGGCGGCGCCGGCCCGCCCACCCGGCAGGCGGCGGCGGCTCCGGCCGCCAACGCGGTGAGGGCGAGGAAACCACGCCGGTCCACTGGGCCGTCCACGGCGCACGCTCCTTCGTCCGGTGGCGGGGGAGGAGGACGCCCGGCCGCCGGGTGCACGGCGGGCGGACCACCTCTCTTGGCGTGTCGGCGGCGTGTCCGCGCGATGACGACCGGCGGACCGACATGGGATGGATTTAGAGGACCACCGGCGGGTCGGTGTCCATCCCGCACGGCCAAGCGGCGGGTCGCGTCGGTCGACCAAGCTGGTCAAGACCTCGGGCCAGTACTCGCCACCGCAGCTCCGGGCGCCGAAACCCTTCCGGGGGGATGGGATGTCTTGTTAGCCTGTCGATGCCCTTGACCCCCCGCCCCGCGTCCTCATCGCGGGCCCGCGGGCGGCAGATCCCTTGCGACGGGCCGGGATCAGTAGCACACATCTCGCGCAGGTCCACCCGTCCGGAAGCGGCGAAGTGCCCTGGAACCCCGCCCGTGCGCGGACCCGTCGACGCACGGGCGCGCGCCCGCGGCGCGCTCGGCGAACACGTCTGATCGGAAACCAAGCGAAAGGGAGAAGAAGGTGAGACCAGTCCACACCGCCACGAGGTCGTTGGTGGCGATCGCGGTGTTCGTGTCCGCCGCGCTGCTGCCGTCCTTCGCGGACCACTTCCAGGCCTCGGCCGCCACCCAGGCGACGTACTACGTCGCACCCGACGGCAACGACGCCAACCCCGGGACGATCA
It contains:
- a CDS encoding glycoside hydrolase family 6 protein gives rise to the protein MSATKLARGGAAAAALTLCAGLLTLASTSASAAPGCSVDYQVNQWDSGFTANVTLKNLGDPISGGWTLEWDFPGTQKITNGWSATYAQSGQHVSAKSPSWASSLPTGGSATMGFNASYSGTNALPTSFKLNGNTCGGGPTSTTTSTSTSTSTSTSTTTSTTTTTTTPDNPGDHVANPYAGAKGYLNPDYVTNVNSLADATGGALGTSMRKVAQNSTAVWMDRIGAITAGRGLTGHLDEALRQSAGGTPVVIQVVVYDLPNRDCAALASNGELKVSENGLARYKAEYIDPIAAILADPKYRSLRIVAIVEPDSLPNLVTNLSKPKCAEANTSGAYVQGIQYALSKLSAISNVYNYIDIGHAGWLGWDTNMGPSVTLIANTIKGATKGVNSIDGFVSNLANTSPTDEVNLPDPNLTVGSQQLRSAAFYQWNPYFDEADYGTEMRNRFISAGFPSGIGMLIDTSRNGWGGPNRPTGASGSTVDAYVNSGRIDRKLHRGNWCNQSGAGIGARPTAAPRSGFDAYVWIKPPGESDGIATKTDGPNEEGKQHDPMCDPTFRGDDQANGGNLTGAMAGAPHAGSWFPAGFTSLVQNAYPAL
- a CDS encoding glycoside hydrolase family 6 protein codes for the protein MTRRKQTTAACLLSSALLAGAVALAVGGGATAQAADSAFYVDPSSSSAKWVAANSGDSRAAVIRDRIASVPQARWYTTTNTSTVRSEISSFVGAAASAGKVPILVVYNIPNRDCGGASGGGAPSHQAYRAWVDEVAAGLAGRPATIVLEPDVLPIMSNCQSADQQSQTRASMAYAGKKLKSGSGQAKVYFDIGNSAWLSPSEAANRLRAADISNSADGIASNVSNYRSTSDEVAYTKNILNALGDGRLTAVIDTSRNGNGPLGTEWCDPAGRAIGTPSTTNTGDSKIAAFLWVKLPGEADGCIAPAGQFVPQRAYDLAIAAGPTSTSTTTTTTTTTTTTTGNNPGGGCTVTHRVVSQWTGGYTGEIVIGNRGAALNGWTLTFSAPGVTVAQGWNGTWTDTGDVVRVANTSWNGSLPTGGTTTIGYNANYNGTTPPFGSPALNGTACS
- a CDS encoding RICIN domain-containing protein, which codes for MYDRSRLDLGVPEADRRLSTGHLIARQNADRGVIDLALLASPLGGHAREVTLVAGRCTDLTVSLPATSPPTGWHRLVNRASGKALDVAGASVADGAEVVQWSATGSLNQQWRFLPNADGSCRLAARHSGRLLDSPGGSGQGARLDQWQDTGSDNQWWRLVDAGGGYHRVVNVRTGLCVDVEGGSSADGARVVQWPVTGGADQEWRIVAG
- a CDS encoding twin-arginine translocation signal domain-containing protein, which translates into the protein MDGPVDRRGFLALTALAAGAAAACRVGGPAPPCNRR